The sequence CGACCCCCAGCTCACCCAGACCTGGCAGGGCCAGACCTGGGAGACCCAGACCCACGCCCCGGTCCAGGCGGCGGAGGCGACGGCGTACCTGCCGCCGGTGACGGGCTATCCGCAGCAGGGGTATCAGCAGGGGCAGCCGCAGCCGGGGACGGCTCAGCCGCAGACCGGTCACCCGGGACTCCGGCCCGGGGCGCAGCCTCGACTTCAGCCGGGCCTGCCGCACTACCAGCAGGTCGGGCAGGCGCAGGCGGGTCACCCCGGCCCCCAGCCGATGGCCCACGCGCACCCGCAGCACACGGGGCACCCGGGACCTCAGCCGATGGCGAGGCCCGCGTCGGCCGCCCCCTCGGCCCCCGCACCCGAGCCCGCCGCAGGGGACCGTACCGCCGAGGAGTCACCCGGCGACGAGCCCTCCTACGGCCCAGCGACGCTCGCCGGCAACTCCCGGATCACCGACGCGCAGCGGGCCCGCCTGGAGGGCCGTTCGCCGGTCATCGAGCCCGGGATGCAGCCGGCGCTGCTCACCGCGCTGCTCGGCCTGCTGCTGGCCGCCGCGGCGGGCCTCGGCTCGTACGCCCTGGCCGTCCCGCTGGTGCTGCTCCAGGCCGTGACGGCGGCGGGCTGGTTCCGGCTGAACGGCATGTGGCCGGCCCGGCAGGGCATCGCGCTGGCGTTCGCGGGCGGTCTCGCGGCCGACGCGGCGGTACTGGCCGCGGGCCGCGACAACGCGCCCGCCGCCATCCTGGGCACCCTCGGCGTCTGGGTCCTGCTCTCCCTGGTCCTCCAGCTCCGCTCCCATGCCTCGCCGGACGAGCGGATGTACGGCCTGATGGCGACGGTCGCCTCCGCGGCCCTGGCGATCCTGGCCACCGGCTACCTGGGCGCCGACCCGCACGCGACCTCGGTGGGCGCGGCGGCGGTGGCGGTCGCCGCGCTGGCGCGTGCGCTGCCCCTGCCGGCCCCGGCGTCGGTCGTGGTCGCGCTGCTCGCCGCGGCGGGCGCGGGCATCGCGGTGGGCGGCATGACCGGCCTCGGCACGCAGGGCGCCCTGCTCGGCGCCCTGGCCGGCGCGTGCGCCCTGGTCGGCCACCGGGTCGCCGGCTACGACTACCCCTCCCGCTTCGTCCACTTCACCGCGGGCGTCGCCCTGCCCCTGTCGGCGGCCGCACCGGTGGTGTGGGCGCTGGGACGGGTGCTGGGCTGATCACCCGCGGGCTACCCTTCCCGCATGGCGAAGAAGCTCGTGATCAAGGTGACGGCCGGGGCGGACGCCCCTGAGCGCTGCTCGCAGGCGTTCACGGTGGCGGCGGTGGCCGTGGCCAGCGGGGTCGATGTCTCGCTGTGGCTGACCGGGGAGTCGTCCTGGTTCGCGCTGCCGGGCCGGGCCGCGGAGTTCGAGCTGCCGCACGCGGCCCCGTTGCCCGACCTGATCGACTCGATCCTCGCGGCCGGCCGCGTCACGCTGTGCACCCAGTGCGCGGCCCGGCGGGAGATCACGGAGAAGGACGTCATCGAGGGCGTGCGCATCGCCGGCGCGCAGGTCTTCGTCCAGGAGGCCCTGTCCGACGACACCCAGGCGCTCGTCTACTAGGTCAAGGGCGCGGGCGCTTCTTTCCGTCCAGTTCGTCCCACCACTCGTCGGACTGGGGATCACCGGAGGGGTCGTCCCACCAGCGGTCCTCCGGCCCCCGCCGGTTGGCGATCATCGCGGCGACCGGCGGGATCACCATGGCGACGACACACATGCCGACGGCCGCCGGGACGGACCAGATCCGTACGACCCCCCACGCCAGGACGAAGAGGCCGACACAGATCCCCATCATGGCGAAGTACACGTGACGTCGCCGTGCGTACATGCCTCCAGGGTAGGTCCGGGAGCCTGGTTCGGCGCCGTTGCGGGGGTGGTTCGTCGGGGGAAGGCGCCCGGCGCGTCGGGCCCGCGAAATTCGCGTGAGATCGCAAAGACCGCGCGGGATCGCGAAGGCCCACGCGGGATCCAGGTCCTCGGGGGAGACGACGGACGGAGTCCGGCGCGGCGGTCCCGAAGCCTGCGGAGCAGTGCGAGGGCCGCGTCAGGGAGGGGGCACGTGACGTCGCCGTGCGTACATGCCTCCAGGGTAGGTCCGGGAGCCTGGTTCGGCGCCGTTGCGGGGGCGGTTCGGATCGGTCCGTGCGGCTGCGTGCCCTGTCACAGCTGATCGACATTTACGCTCCGCGAAGCCGCGCGGCGTTACCGTGGCGTAGCCGTGACCTACGTCGACCCGGGGGGAAACACCACATGCGCGCCCTGCGAATACTGCTGATCATCGTCGTGATCCTGGGCGGGCTGTTCGTGATCGTGGACCGGGTGGCGGTGCACTTCGCCCAGGGGGAGGCCGCGGACAAGCTGAAGTCGTCGGAGAACCTGTCGGCGACGCCGGACGTGGACATCAAGGGCTTCCCGTTCCTCACCCAGGTCGCCGGCGGCTCGCTGGACGACGTCGAGGTCGGGATCAAGAGCTACGACGCGGCCACCGGGGAGGCGGGGAAGACGATCCGCGTCGACGACCTGAAGGCCGACATGAAGGGCGTCTCCTTCTCCGGCGACTACAGCTCGGCCACCGCCTCCAGCGCCACCGGCACCGCGACCATCGCGTACGACGAGCT is a genomic window of Streptomyces sp. WP-1 containing:
- a CDS encoding DsrE family protein, yielding MAKKLVIKVTAGADAPERCSQAFTVAAVAVASGVDVSLWLTGESSWFALPGRAAEFELPHAAPLPDLIDSILAAGRVTLCTQCAARREITEKDVIEGVRIAGAQVFVQEALSDDTQALVY
- a CDS encoding DUF3099 domain-containing protein, which codes for MYARRRHVYFAMMGICVGLFVLAWGVVRIWSVPAAVGMCVVAMVIPPVAAMIANRRGPEDRWWDDPSGDPQSDEWWDELDGKKRPRP